The following are encoded in a window of Novosphingobium sp. THN1 genomic DNA:
- a CDS encoding MFS transporter, with the protein MSTDASDRNLWDSVRPYLEKESLAAFFLGVSSGFPYAMIGATLTTRLAQDGIDKKTVTAFTLAFLVYNLKVFWAWIVDGLHLPLLGRMGQRVSWMLLAGSLVMAAVANLALVDPSADLGATVLAAVLVGVAGATFDIVIDAYRIETLKPYQLGTGSGMSQYGWRIGSAGAGALALVVSARAGWSAAYLACALFALPAMLTALFLGEPERHREPVARKGVGEVLSSIIGPFLEFFRRNGAWLVLLFILVHKVGDTLANLTFRLLFDDLGFSNDEIALWDVGVGFWAYLIGVFIGGVAYAKMGLKRSVLLALVLMAVSNLSFAALAAAGHSNIGMAGAIGFENIASGYGGVVVVAYFSALCDLRYTAAQYALISAAASIVGRFATGTTAGALIESMGYVNFYLLTTVLALPGIVLFWWMSRSGLVDAAMGTAGEEKSDADPFA; encoded by the coding sequence ATGAGCACCGATGCCAGTGACCGTAACCTGTGGGACTCGGTGCGCCCCTATCTCGAAAAGGAATCGCTCGCCGCGTTCTTCCTCGGCGTCTCCTCCGGCTTTCCCTATGCAATGATCGGCGCGACGCTGACAACGCGGCTGGCGCAGGACGGGATCGACAAGAAGACGGTCACCGCCTTCACGCTGGCGTTCTTGGTCTACAACCTCAAGGTGTTCTGGGCCTGGATTGTCGACGGCCTGCACCTGCCGTTGCTGGGCCGCATGGGGCAGCGCGTTTCGTGGATGCTGTTAGCGGGTTCGCTGGTAATGGCGGCGGTTGCCAATCTCGCGCTGGTCGATCCTTCGGCAGACCTCGGCGCGACGGTCCTCGCAGCAGTGCTGGTGGGCGTTGCGGGTGCGACCTTCGATATCGTGATCGACGCCTACCGTATCGAAACATTGAAGCCCTACCAGCTCGGCACGGGTTCGGGCATGAGCCAGTACGGCTGGCGTATCGGGTCCGCGGGGGCGGGCGCCCTGGCGCTGGTCGTCTCGGCCCGCGCGGGTTGGAGCGCAGCCTACCTCGCCTGCGCGCTCTTTGCCCTTCCCGCCATGCTGACCGCGCTGTTCCTCGGTGAACCTGAACGGCATCGTGAACCAGTTGCCCGCAAGGGGGTGGGCGAGGTCCTGTCGTCCATCATCGGCCCGTTCCTCGAATTCTTCCGCCGCAACGGCGCGTGGCTCGTGCTGCTGTTCATCCTCGTCCACAAGGTTGGCGATACGCTGGCGAACCTGACCTTCCGCCTGCTGTTCGACGATCTCGGCTTCAGCAATGACGAGATCGCGCTGTGGGACGTCGGCGTGGGCTTCTGGGCCTATTTGATCGGCGTGTTCATCGGTGGCGTGGCCTACGCGAAGATGGGCCTCAAGCGCTCGGTCCTGCTGGCGTTGGTGCTGATGGCTGTGTCGAACCTGTCGTTCGCAGCGCTGGCTGCTGCGGGCCATTCAAACATCGGCATGGCCGGCGCAATCGGCTTCGAGAACATCGCCTCCGGCTATGGCGGCGTCGTCGTCGTCGCCTATTTCTCGGCGCTGTGCGACTTGCGCTACACCGCTGCCCAGTATGCGCTGATTTCCGCGGCCGCGAGCATCGTCGGCCGCTTCGCCACGGGCACGACCGCAGGCGCGCTGATCGAGAGCATGGGGTACGTGAACTTCTACCTGCTCACCACCGTGCTGGCCTTGCCCGGCATCGTGCTGTTCTGGTGGATGAGCCGCAGCGGGCTTGTCGACGCGGCGATGGGCACAGCGGGCGAAGAGAAGTCGGACGCCGATCCCTTCGCCTGA